From Acipenser ruthenus chromosome 23, fAciRut3.2 maternal haplotype, whole genome shotgun sequence, the proteins below share one genomic window:
- the LOC117412967 gene encoding alveolar macrophage chemotactic factor-like has protein sequence MVCRVILLALLTVCIASAVDVSGHSGSRCLCRTVKEGLPVRRITKVEIIPRSSSCDIIEIIATLKNGIQVCLNPEAPRVQKALGQLMERNSSKPNPTI, from the exons ATGGTCTGCAGAGTGATTCTTCTTGCACTGCTCACAGTATGCATAGCATCTGCGGTAGATG TTTCAGGGCACAGTGGTTCTCGATGCTTGTGCCGCACCGTAAAGGAAGGTCTTCCTGTCAGACGTATAACCAAAGTTGAAATTATTCCTCGGAGCAGCTCCTGTGACATTATTGAGATCAT TGCTACCTTGAAAAATGGGATTCAGGTGTGTTTGAATCCAGAGGCTCCAAGAGTGCAAAAAGCCCTCGGCCAGCTGATGGAAAG AAACAGCTCCAAACCAAATCCAACTATCTGA